Proteins from one Gossypium raimondii isolate GPD5lz chromosome 8, ASM2569854v1, whole genome shotgun sequence genomic window:
- the LOC128042977 gene encoding classical arabinogalactan protein 9-like gives MAGSSAMLVQLTLMLALLSCSMAQSPSASPTMSPSSSTTPSPVATPPPTTMTPPPAMTPMSAPAPSIPMAPTPSTTPMAPTPSSVPEAPTPSMNSSPPAPPPMTPPSMTPNSEPTAPAPPPVMTPGAGPPGSAASTREYTMSLLALLGGVALFV, from the coding sequence ATGGCTGGTTCAAGTGCCATGCTTGTGCAGCTCACTCTGATGCTTGCTTTACTCTCATGTTCAATGGCTCAAAGTCCATCGGCATCACCCACAATGTCACCAAGTTCAAGCACCACCCCCTCTCCCGTTGCCACTCCACCACCAACCACCATGACCCCTCCCCCAGCCATGACTCCAATGTCAGCACCCGCACCGTCAATCCCCATGGCTCCTACCCCTTCAACTACTCCAATGGCCCCAACCCCATCCTCTGTCCCAGAGGCACCAACCCCATCAATGAACAGTTCACCACCGGCACCTCCACCTATGACGCCTCCATCTATGACGCCTAATTCAGAACCTACAGCTCCAGCTCCACCTCCAGTCATGACCCCTGGGGCGGGCCCACCAGGTTCCGCTGCTTCTACACGTGAATACACCATGTCCTTGTTAGCATTGCTTGGAGGAGTTGCACTCTTTGTTTAG